One Eulemur rufifrons isolate Redbay chromosome 12, OSU_ERuf_1, whole genome shotgun sequence genomic window carries:
- the SCARA3 gene encoding scavenger receptor class A member 3 isoform X2 codes for MKVRSAGGDGDALYVTEEELAGEEEDMPTFPCAQEGRPGPRCSRCQRNLSLHTSVRILYLFLALLLVAVAVLASLVFRKVDALSEDISLAQSMYEKKLVLMQENLQGLDPKALNNCSFCHEARQLGPEIQKLQEELEGIQKMLLAQEVQLDQTSQAHELLSTTSRQISQEMGSCSFSIHQVNQSLGLFLAQVRGWQATTAGLDLSLKDLAQECYDVKAAVHQINFTVGQTSEWIHGIQRKTDEETLTLQKIVTDWQNYTRLFSGLRTTSTKTGEVVKNIQATLGALSQRISQNSESMHDLVLQVMGLQLQLDNISSFLDDHEENMHDLQYHTRYAQNRTVERFESLEGRMASHEIEIGTIFTNINATDNHVHSMLKYLDDVRLSCTLGFHSHAEELYYLNKSVSLMLGTTDLLRERFGLLSARLDFNVRNLSMIVEEMKAVDTQHGEILRNVTILRGMAWTEAMQEFHLHG; via the exons ATGAAAG TGAGGTCAGCCGGCGGCGACGGAGATGCCTTGTACGTCACAGAAGAGGAACTGGCTGGTGAAGAGGAGGACATGCCGACCTTCCCATGCGCCCAGGAGG GCCGGCCAGGGCCCCGCTGCAGCCGCTGCCAGAGGAACCTGTCCTTGCACACATCGGTGCGGATCCTTTACCTCTTCCTGGCCCTGCTCCTGGTGGCCGTGGCCGTGCTGGCCTCTCTGG TTTTCAGGAAGGTGGACGCTCTCTCGGAAGACATCTCCTTGGCCCAGTCCATGTATGAAAAGAAGCTTGTGTTGATGCAGGAGAATCTCCAGGGACTGG ATCCGAAAGCCCTGAACAACTGCTCTTTCTGCCACGAAGCCAGGCAGCTGGGGCCGGAGATCCAAAAACTACAGGAAGAGCTGGAGGGAATTCAGAAGATGCTTCTGGCCCAGGAGGTCCAGCTGGACCAGACCTCTCAGGCCCATGAACTGCTCTCCACCACCAGCAGGCAAATCTCCCAGGAGATGGGCAGCTGTTCCTTCTCCATCCACCAGGTCAACCAGTCTCTGGGACTCTTCCTGGCCCAAGTGAGAGGCTGGCAGGCCACCACCGCCGGCCTGGACCTCTCTCTGAAGGACCTCGCCCAGGAGTGCTACGATGTCAAGGCTGCGGTGCACCAGATCAACTTCACCGTGGGGCAGACTTCTGAGTGGATCCACGGGATCCAGCGGAAGACGGATGAGGAGACCCTGACCCTGCAGAAGATTGTCACCGACTGGCAGAACTACACCCGGCTCTTCAGCGGCCTGCGCACCACCTCCACCAAGACCGGGGAAGTGGTCAAGAACATCCAAGCCACCCTGGGGGCCTTGTCGCAACGCATCAGCCAGAATTCTGAGAGCATGCACGACCTGGTGCTGCAGGTCATGGGCTTGCAGCTGCAGCTAGATAACATCTCATCCTTCCTGGATGACCACGAGGAGAACATGCATGATCTCCAGTACCATACCCGCTATGCCCAGAACCGCACCGTGGAGAGGTTCGAGTCGCTGGAAGGACGCATGGCGTCTCACGAGATCGAAATCGGCACCATCTTCACGAACATCAATGCCACTGACAACCACGTGCACAGCATGCTCAAGTACCTGGACGACGTGCGGCTCTCGTGCACACTGGGCTTCCACAGCCACGCTGAGGAGCTCTATTACCTGAACAAGTCAGTCTCCCTCATGCTGGGTACCACGGACCTGCTCCGGGAGCGCTTCGGCCTGCTCAGCGCCCGGCTGGACTTCAACGTCCGGAACCTCTCCATGATCGTGGAGGAGATGAAGGCTGTGGACACACAGCACGGAGAAATTCTCCGCAATGTCACCATCCTCCGAG GAATGGCCTGGACAGAAGCCATGCAGGAGTTTCATCTGCACGGGTAG
- the SCARA3 gene encoding scavenger receptor class A member 3 isoform X1: protein MKVRSAGGDGDALYVTEEELAGEEEDMPTFPCAQEGRPGPRCSRCQRNLSLHTSVRILYLFLALLLVAVAVLASLVFRKVDALSEDISLAQSMYEKKLVLMQENLQGLDPKALNNCSFCHEARQLGPEIQKLQEELEGIQKMLLAQEVQLDQTSQAHELLSTTSRQISQEMGSCSFSIHQVNQSLGLFLAQVRGWQATTAGLDLSLKDLAQECYDVKAAVHQINFTVGQTSEWIHGIQRKTDEETLTLQKIVTDWQNYTRLFSGLRTTSTKTGEVVKNIQATLGALSQRISQNSESMHDLVLQVMGLQLQLDNISSFLDDHEENMHDLQYHTRYAQNRTVERFESLEGRMASHEIEIGTIFTNINATDNHVHSMLKYLDDVRLSCTLGFHSHAEELYYLNKSVSLMLGTTDLLRERFGLLSARLDFNVRNLSMIVEEMKAVDTQHGEILRNVTILRGVPGPPGPRGVKGDVGVKGPAGSRGPKGDPGSLGPPGPQGPQGHPGEAGPVGERGPVGPRGFPGLKGLKGSFGNGGPKGQPGPKGDVGPPGPEGPPGSPGPEGPQGKPGIAGKTGSPGQRGATGPKGEPGIQGPPGLPGPPGPPGSQSSY, encoded by the exons ATGAAAG TGAGGTCAGCCGGCGGCGACGGAGATGCCTTGTACGTCACAGAAGAGGAACTGGCTGGTGAAGAGGAGGACATGCCGACCTTCCCATGCGCCCAGGAGG GCCGGCCAGGGCCCCGCTGCAGCCGCTGCCAGAGGAACCTGTCCTTGCACACATCGGTGCGGATCCTTTACCTCTTCCTGGCCCTGCTCCTGGTGGCCGTGGCCGTGCTGGCCTCTCTGG TTTTCAGGAAGGTGGACGCTCTCTCGGAAGACATCTCCTTGGCCCAGTCCATGTATGAAAAGAAGCTTGTGTTGATGCAGGAGAATCTCCAGGGACTGG ATCCGAAAGCCCTGAACAACTGCTCTTTCTGCCACGAAGCCAGGCAGCTGGGGCCGGAGATCCAAAAACTACAGGAAGAGCTGGAGGGAATTCAGAAGATGCTTCTGGCCCAGGAGGTCCAGCTGGACCAGACCTCTCAGGCCCATGAACTGCTCTCCACCACCAGCAGGCAAATCTCCCAGGAGATGGGCAGCTGTTCCTTCTCCATCCACCAGGTCAACCAGTCTCTGGGACTCTTCCTGGCCCAAGTGAGAGGCTGGCAGGCCACCACCGCCGGCCTGGACCTCTCTCTGAAGGACCTCGCCCAGGAGTGCTACGATGTCAAGGCTGCGGTGCACCAGATCAACTTCACCGTGGGGCAGACTTCTGAGTGGATCCACGGGATCCAGCGGAAGACGGATGAGGAGACCCTGACCCTGCAGAAGATTGTCACCGACTGGCAGAACTACACCCGGCTCTTCAGCGGCCTGCGCACCACCTCCACCAAGACCGGGGAAGTGGTCAAGAACATCCAAGCCACCCTGGGGGCCTTGTCGCAACGCATCAGCCAGAATTCTGAGAGCATGCACGACCTGGTGCTGCAGGTCATGGGCTTGCAGCTGCAGCTAGATAACATCTCATCCTTCCTGGATGACCACGAGGAGAACATGCATGATCTCCAGTACCATACCCGCTATGCCCAGAACCGCACCGTGGAGAGGTTCGAGTCGCTGGAAGGACGCATGGCGTCTCACGAGATCGAAATCGGCACCATCTTCACGAACATCAATGCCACTGACAACCACGTGCACAGCATGCTCAAGTACCTGGACGACGTGCGGCTCTCGTGCACACTGGGCTTCCACAGCCACGCTGAGGAGCTCTATTACCTGAACAAGTCAGTCTCCCTCATGCTGGGTACCACGGACCTGCTCCGGGAGCGCTTCGGCCTGCTCAGCGCCCGGCTGGACTTCAACGTCCGGAACCTCTCCATGATCGTGGAGGAGATGAAGGCTGTGGACACACAGCACGGAGAAATTCTCCGCAATGTCACCATCCTCCGAG GTGTCCCCGGCCCTCCAGGACCAAGAGGAGTCAAAGGAGATGTGGGCGTGAAAGGGCCTGCTGGCAGCCGAGGACCCAAAGGAGACCCAGGCAGCTTGGGCCCCCCGGGACCTCAGGGTCCTCAGGGGCATCCCGGAGAGGCTGGACCTGTGGGAGAAAGGGGGCCGGTTGGCCCTCGAGGGTTCCCAGGCCTCAAAGGCTTAAAGGGCAGCTTTGGAAATGGAGGGCCAAAGGGACAGCCAGGCCCCAAAGGGGATGTGGGGCCCCCAGGGCCGGAGGGGCCCCCAGGGTCTCCAGGGCCAGAAGGGCCTCAGGGAAAACCAGGGATCGCAGGGAAGACAGGGTCTCCAGGCCAGCGGGGGGCCACAGGCCCTAAGGGTGAACCAGGGATCCAGGGGCcccctggcctccctgggccccCAGGCCCACCAGGAAGCCAGAGCTCCTACTGA